The Cellulomonas sp. S1-8 genome has a window encoding:
- a CDS encoding helix-turn-helix domain-containing protein → MVVLRREIGDVLRDARQRQGRTLREVSSAARVSLGYLSEVERGQKEASSELLSSICDALDLPLSLVLREVSDRVAVAEGLLIPDTVPVDLTVGGDAGWAMSRSALAPVG, encoded by the coding sequence ATGGTCGTTCTACGACGAGAGATCGGCGACGTCCTGCGGGACGCACGCCAGCGCCAGGGCCGGACCCTGCGCGAGGTCTCCTCAGCCGCTCGCGTGTCGCTCGGGTACCTCAGCGAGGTCGAGCGTGGGCAGAAGGAGGCGTCGTCGGAGCTGCTCAGCAGCATCTGCGACGCGCTCGACCTGCCGTTGTCCCTGGTGCTGCGCGAGGTCAGCGACCGCGTCGCCGTGGCCGAGGGCCTGCTCATCCCGGACACCGTGCCGGTCGACCTCACGGTCGGCGGGGACGCCGGTTGGGCCATGTCCCGGTCGGCGCTCGCTCCGGTCGGCTGA
- a CDS encoding DNA-formamidopyrimidine glycosylase family protein, with translation MPEGDVLRRTAAHLDRALAGHRLVRADLRWPTAATVDLTGRTVLGTRPYGKHLLTRFDDGRTLHTHLRMDGTWRIVPTAERRAAARSPQVRAVLGDERWTAVGYLLGMLDVVPTSAERTLLGHLGPDVLDGDFDTSPGVPWAGPPVLDLPTPGIDEALRRWSAQGPRPVAEVLLDQRVVAGLGTIFMAESLFARGWWPWAPADQVTDADEVLRAARAQLRAAVASGRPPATVYGREGRTCGRCGARVARGEVGEPPTQRRVFWCPGCQVRGRT, from the coding sequence GTGCCGGAGGGTGACGTGCTGCGGCGCACGGCCGCGCACCTCGACCGTGCGCTGGCGGGGCACCGGCTGGTGCGTGCGGACCTGCGGTGGCCGACGGCCGCCACCGTGGACCTCACCGGGCGCACGGTCCTGGGCACCCGCCCGTACGGCAAGCACCTGCTGACGCGGTTCGACGACGGCCGCACGCTGCACACCCACCTGCGGATGGACGGGACGTGGCGGATCGTCCCGACCGCGGAACGCCGCGCCGCCGCCCGCTCACCACAGGTCCGCGCGGTGCTGGGTGACGAGCGCTGGACGGCCGTCGGGTATCTGCTGGGGATGCTCGACGTGGTCCCGACGAGCGCCGAACGCACGTTGCTGGGTCACCTGGGGCCGGACGTCCTCGACGGCGACTTCGACACCAGCCCGGGCGTCCCGTGGGCGGGGCCCCCGGTGCTCGACCTGCCCACGCCGGGGATCGACGAGGCGCTGCGCCGCTGGTCCGCCCAAGGTCCTCGACCGGTGGCCGAGGTGCTGCTCGACCAGCGCGTGGTCGCCGGACTCGGCACAATCTTCATGGCCGAGTCGCTGTTCGCGCGCGGCTGGTGGCCCTGGGCACCGGCCGACCAGGTCACCGACGCCGACGAGGTCCTGCGCGCGGCGCGGGCGCAGCTCCGCGCCGCGGTCGCCTCGGGCCGCCCCCCGGCGACGGTCTACGGCCGCGAGGGCCGGACGTGCGGACGCTGCGGTGCCCGCGTCGCGCGCGGTGAGGTGGGCGAGCCACCGACGCAGCGCCGGGTGTTCTGGTGCCCGGGCTGCCAGGTGCGCGGACGCACCTGA